The stretch of DNA TTAATAAAGGGAGCATCCGTTCACTGAACAACGAGAGTGAGCGAGAGCGACTCCGTTCGAGATGTTTGTGCACGTAGCTGTGAGCGCAAGCCGCGAGAAGTTCGCGTGAGACGAGTTCTCGATGAGGGCGTTGGCGTTTGGGGGCTTGCTGAAGGCAGAGCGTGAAGAGTGTCGTCAAGGGCGGAACGGAAGGAAGTTGATCGGTCGTGATGAGTTTGCGGAACCAGACTTCGTTGACACGAAGTGCTTGTGCAAACTCGCGGAGTGTGAGTTGGATCTCCTGTTGGATGGCTTCGATGATTTGCTGGGGCGCGCGCTTTCTCGCCATGTCATCTCCTTAGTAACTGTCGGCGACGGGCCTTCGATAGGGTAACAATGCTGTTACCTATACAGGGTAACAATGCTGTTAATAAAAAGTAAACAACTAACTAGTCATTACCGGATAAGACGAAATGTTTTTTCTGATTGACAGGGAAATTGAAGTAAATTATAAGAATAACATCAGCTGATTAGGGATATGACTAGGATGGTTAGGCTCTAAACTAGTCCTGACGGAAAATGGCATACGCACCCATAACAATATTGTTACCTATAGCTGGTCACAATCCTGTGAGTGGTCAGGAATTCCTGTGAGAGGGTGGTGAGTGAAATGGCGGAACCTACGATTCACTTCTTAGTGAAGCAAGCCCGGGAGCGGGCTCATCTTACACACCGTCAACTGGCTGCTCGTCTGGGATGTGCCCACAGCCACATTATTCAAATCGAACGAGAAGTTGCCCTGTCTCGGTCTGGTACCGGGGATGGCGGCAAGCGGGGCAAGACCGAGAAGGGGCTCTTGCCCAGTGCGGAACTGATTCGGAAAATTGCTGAAGTCTGCGCGCGCAACAAAGAGGAAGAACAGGTCCTGGTACAACGCCTGCTCCTCGCACGTTCGCGTGAGGTGGTTCCTATTGAGATCCGTCCTTTTGTCTCTGAGCAAGTCTTGCTCCCGATGTCAGAACGTTTCCGAACGCGGGTACTGGCCGATGTGGCTGCGTCGGGGCGTGGCTCTCTTCAGGAAATAGGCGTGCGTCTTGGGGTGGGAGAGCGATTAGAGCTGGTGTTATCCGGAGTAGGTCGCTTGTCGGCGCTGGAAGTGGCAGGGCTTGCGAGCCAGCTTGGTCAGTCGGTTGAGGAGTATTTGCTTATGGCGGACTACGTTTCGGAACGCGCGGGTCGTTTATTTGCTCAGTATCCTGGCTGTATTAGTCTGTTGGAAATGTTGGTTCAGTTGAAGCCCGAGACGAAACAGGAAATTGAGCAGTTTCGTGTTGCGATGGAAAAGCTCTCTCAGAAATCTACGTCCCCAGTCGTGGCAGGCTAACACTTCCTTCTCCCTTCTCATGAATCCTGATTTGAGTGTGGGCGAGCATACGAAAGCATTGTGTTCTTCAGCTCAGAGTGGATTTGATTCTAACAACAAGTGTGACAGAGATAATGGTCATCTGTGAAACAGCTGGCTTGTTCGCCTCCTTGTAATAGCCGTGGGCTATACGTCGTGCAGGGGAACAATGGATCTCGGATGCCGGGGACCCTAAGCGTCGGTGGCCCTTCTTGGGGGAGCCTACCCGTGGCACGCAAAGAGGCAGCGACTGCGTCAAACCCGTTGTCTGATTGTCATTATTTCTGGTACCCCGTGCAGCATGGTGTTGCGCAACTGAATGTGCAGTGAGGTGCTGTGACTGATGGTCGGATGATCTGGGAGAAGGATGGGAGGGGGGATGGATGATCCGCTACATTTGATAGATACGGCCGATGAAAATTCCGCCTAAGACGCCTCCTCGAAGAGAAACCAGAATGAGTTGCAAATAGATGCCCACGGCATTCTTGTTTTCGTGAATCGTTATGTTTGATCTGGTCAAGGCAGTGCAAAATGGCCTGACCAGATCGGTTCCATTGATCGTGGATTGTCGCTAAAATTCTGCCCCTTCAGGTGGCGGGGTAGGAAGGGGCGTTGTTGAATTGACTGCTGCTGGAAGTACGATCTCTTCTTCTTTCACAATGTCGAAGGCAGAGAAATCCCCAGCCTGAAGTTGATTGATCAGGTTTGATGCTTGTTTGATCGTGTAGCCTTGCGTGTGTTCTGTCACTTGGTCTTGCGGGATCTTCATGGACCCAGCGAGTCGACAGAGGAAATCGAACTGCGCCTGGGACATGGTTTTGGGTTCCCTAGGTTCAAGCCTTTCCATTGCATTCCCTTGTAGTGTGGAGTGAGCTGCTTTCAAGGAAGTAGTATCGGCTGGAGAGTTTCCGGTCGTGGATGGAGTTGACTGTGCCAATTCACTTTCTGTCTGCTGAGCTTCCTGCGCGGTGGTCGTGGTGTTTGTGGCTTGAGTGGAGGACAGTGTCATGACTTCAGGCAAGTCCTCTTCCGCCACAATCTTGGCATCTGTATCCGCTGCGGGATTGATGTCCAAGGGGTCCTGGATCTCGATTGATTTCAGTTTCTTGAGAACGGTGGCGGTTTCCTGCTTCAATTGCCTGCTTTCTTCCAGTGTGCCCTCATATCGAAGGACCAATGGGTAGTGCGTTTCGGATCGGTTTTCTCGGCGCCGCGTGAGAGGAACACGGCGGAGCTTGAGCGGGATATTCGCGATGCGCCCGAATGTCATGTAGAGGAATTCGAAGTAACTGTTGATGCTCGGGATACTGTCCTGATTGCCCGTGTCGATTTGGTACAGTCCCCCGGATCCTACCTTGGGTAGCATAACCATGAGGTTGGCACGCGCCCGGCATTTCCGCTGATCATAGAATTCGCATGTACAAGCTCGCGGTTCCCATTTGAATCGCTCGTTTAACCGCGAGGCTTGTTCGCCGTTGCCGATGCATTTCAGCAACTGGTTCTCTCCGTACAATTTGAGGGCCTGTGGAAACATTTTCGTTTCATCATCGGAAACGAAAATGATGTCCAGTTCTGTTGGCTTGGGTCCATAGACGTGTTCGACTTCCGATGGCACGACGAAATAGGGAGTCTCCTTGGGGTAGAGGCCGTCTTTCCCATTTACTCTCACCCCGAGTTTAATGCGTCCGATGACAGG from Nitrospira sp. encodes:
- a CDS encoding helix-turn-helix transcriptional regulator; protein product: MAEPTIHFLVKQARERAHLTHRQLAARLGCAHSHIIQIEREVALSRSGTGDGGKRGKTEKGLLPSAELIRKIAEVCARNKEEEQVLVQRLLLARSREVVPIEIRPFVSEQVLLPMSERFRTRVLADVAASGRGSLQEIGVRLGVGERLELVLSGVGRLSALEVAGLASQLGQSVEEYLLMADYVSERAGRLFAQYPGCISLLEMLVQLKPETKQEIEQFRVAMEKLSQKSTSPVVAG